CGCCCGGTGAATAGAAACAGTTCCTCGGCGTCGACCGTTGACTCTGTATTCGACTGCTCGATGTGAAGCCGAACGCCACCATCGGTCGACTCCAGTTTCTTCTCCCACGTGTTGGTCAGAATTTCGATATCGAACTCGTCGCGGTAGAGATCCAGCAGTTCATCACCGAACTCCGAGTCGGCTTCGTCAATCGGTCGGGCATCGTGTTCGATTACGGTGCAGTCGACACCGGCCTCCGCGAGATACGGCACGAGTTCGACGCCGATGTAGCCAAAGCCCATCACGATGCCGGAGTCGGGGAGTTCGGTTGCATCAAGCACATCTTTACTCGTATAGTAGTCGACCTCGTCGATCCCCGGCAGATCGGGGATGTTCGGCGACGAGCCGGTGGCGATCACGACGTAGTCGGGCTCGTAGCGCTCGCTGTCGATCTCGACTACTCGGTCGTCGACGAATCGCGCAGTGTCGTGGATGAACTCAACGCCTTCGCGCTCGCTCATCTCGTGGATCGCCCCGCGGCGGTGGGCCGCGAAACTGTCGACGTGTTCGTTTTTGCGCTCGACAGTCCGTTGGAGGTTGATCGTCGCTGGCTCACCGTCGAGGCGGTCATCTGCGCGCATCTCGTAGCGGTGGGCCGCCGCCGACAGTACCTCCTTGGATGGCATACACCCGTTGAGAATACAGAGCCCGCCGCCCGGCTCGCCGTCGTCGACCAGCGTGAGTCGGTCGACCGTGTCGCCGACGTGGTCGACGAGTCCCTCTGCGACCGCCGACCCGGCACTCCCGTAGGCACCGATGATCATGACGTGCATGAGGGACCCAATGAGACGGACTCACATAGTCGTATGGTGGCTGTGTGCCGGACAGTAGCGAGCGATTATTTATAAAGAGCTGCTGACGAACGGGCCGAAACGAACGTCTGCGACCTCACCCCACTGCCCGGTTATTCGCGTCGACGTCACGCTTGCGGCTCTCCTCTCGGTCGCCGCCGCGCTTGGTCGACGTAATCGCCGACGCGCTCACGTCGGTATCCAGCCCCACCCCACTGTCACTGGCGCTACCGACGCTCACGTTCTCGAACAGCGTGTTCCCGTCGACCGCATAGCCGCTGATCGCGTTCGCCTCCGTATCGAACGTGGGTGCCCGCAAACGCCGCTCCGCTGTGTGATCCCCCGTGTGCAGCCGTCGTCGGTGCCGCACCGACCGTCACGAGGAGCACTATCAGCAGCAGTATGGTTCGTTACATCGGCTCCTCGTTTTGAGCCGCTTTCTATGTGTTTTGTGGAACGAAAACAGAGCAGAAACAGTGGCTCTCAGCGAGAGATCCCGCCGGTCGACTGGTCGAGTGCGTCCTCGACCTCCTCGCGCGTGGTCACGAGGACATCACCTTCGACTGTTCGCTTCAGTGAGGCTGCGGCCGCGCCGTAGCTGAGTGCGGTTTCGATATCGCTGCCAGCGATCAGTTCGGCCAACACGCCACCGACGAAGGCATCGCCGGTGCCGATGGCGTCTATTGTCTCGGCGTTGATTACGTCCTGTTCGCAGATTTCACCGTCGGTGTAGGCCACTGAACCGGATTCCCCGCGAGTGACGACGACTGTCTCGATATCGTAGTCGTCGGCTAATCGATAGGCGACCGATTCGGCGTCGCCCTCCTGATCGAGGACGGCCCGAACGTCCCGAATCGGGGCGAAAAGCAGGTCGACGTGCTCTAATACCGACTCGTAGCTCTCGCGGGCCTCGCTCGTCGACCAGAGCTTCGAGCGGTAGTTGAGATCGAACGACCGCGTTACGTTTGCCTCGCCCGCCGCCCTCAGCAGTTCCAGCGTCGTCTCGGCGGCCGCCTCCGAAAGCGCGGGCGTGATCCCAGTTGTATGAAACACCGAGGCGGTCTCGAACACCGTGAAGTCGAGTTCTTCGGGCCGAACAGTCGTGACCGAGGCACCGGCGCGGTCGTAGATCACGTCGGTGCCGCGCGGCTCGGCTCCGTATTCGAGATAGTAGGTACCGAGCCGGGCGGTCTCGCTGTCGTCCCACGCGACCTCGGGCCTCACGCCGTGGCTCCGGAGCGACCGGACGGCCCGTCGACCAAGGGCGTTTTCGGGGAGTTTCGAGAGCCAGACGGCCTGCGTGCCGAGACTGGCGGCTGCCGCCGCGACGTTGCTTTCGGCCCCGCCGACGCGGGCGTCGAGCCCTCCCTCGGTTTCGAGTCGCTGTCCTCGCGGCGGCGAGAGTCGGAGCATCGTCTCACCGAACGTTACCAGCTCACCCATCGTGTCGACCACCGTTCATACAGTGCGTTCCGCCGATTGGACCTTAAGTCCAATCCTCCGGAGGTGGCCTCGCGATTTCTTTAGTAGTTCCTGACTATCGACAGTAAATCCAAGCTACCGACGGTCGCAACGATGGACGAACCATTTGTGCTGTGGTGACATACATCAACCTATGTCCTCGCCACATCACCTCGGTTTTACCGGTGACGTCATGCTCGGCCGGCAGGTAAACGATGCCTACCGGGCCGGTCAGCGGCCACCGGCGGCTCTCTGGGGGAACCTTCAGTCGGATCTCCGGCAACTCGATGGGCTGTTCATCAATCTCGAATGCTGTCTCTCGACTCCGGGCGAACCGTGGCCCGGCCGCCGGTTTCATTTCCGGGCCGACCCCGATTGGTCGACCGATGCGCTCCGAGCGGCCACCGTCGACTGCTGTACGCTCGCCAACAATCACGCGATGGATTTTGGCACCGAGGCACTCAGCGAGACGCTCACTGCATTGTCGGCAGCCGATATCGAAACCGTCGGTGCAGGCAGGTCGCCCAAAGTCGCTCACCGTCCGGCCGCAGTCGACTGCCGAGGACTCACGGTCGCCGTCATCGGGTTCACCGACAACGTCCCCGACTACGCCGCGACCGACCAGCGGCCCGGAACCGCCCATATCGAGTTCGATCCGGACAATGAGGAAGCAATGACGGTGCTCGCTGGGGCGGTCGACAAGGCCAAACAGTTCGATCCCGACGTACTCGTGGCGTCGCTCCACTGGGGGCCGAACGACCGGACCCGGCCACGTGACTCCCACCAAGCGGTCGCCCGTAAGCTGGCCGAGTGGGGCGTCGACTTCGTCCACGGTCACAGTGCTCACCTGTTTCAGGGAATCGAGGTGATCGACCGCGGGGAGTCACCGACGGTCGTCTGCTACGATATGGGTGATTTCGTCGACGATTACGCGGTCGACCCGACTCATCGAAACGACCGGACCTTCCTGTTCGAGCTCGTCGTCGGAGCCGACGGCAGCCTCTTGGAACTGGTGCTTCATCCGACCGAAATCGAGTCGCGGGCGGTCTACCACGCAAGCAAGCGTGGAGCCGCATGGTGTCGAGAGACTATGCAGGAGCGATCCGAGCCGTTCGACACCGAGTTCAGCCGCGCCGGAAACGGATTGGTCCTCCCGCTTTCTTAAAAATCCAAAAGCCGCCCAACTCCTATTCGTTGCGTCGACCACCGTGGCCGGGGTAGTCTCGCTCGAAGCGGTCGGTGATCTCCTCGCGACTAATCTCGATAATGACCGGCCGCCCGTGGGGGCAGGCATACGGGTTCTCGCAGTCGTCGAGCGCCGCAAGCAGGTCGACGACCGAGCCATCAGTAAGTGAGGTGTTGCCAGTAATCGATGGATAACAGGCGAGATCGGCCAGTAGCTCGTCGACCGCCTCGTCGACGCTGTCGGCTCCCTCCTCGGTCGAGGCGACGAAACTCAAAAGCGCCTCCCGAAGGAGTTCGGGATCGAGGGTCGTGCTGAATACGGCCGGAACGGCCGTCACGTCGACCGATCGCGGTTCTTTTTGCTCGGCCTGAAACCCAACTGCTGTGAGCTGGTGGCTATGGTCGTCGAACAGCGCGGCTTCGCGGGCGGTTAGTTCGAGGCTAACCGGCTCGGCGAGCTGTTGGGTCGACGGTGAGTCAGCCAGTTCGACTTGGAGCCGTTCGTAGTTCACCCGCTCGTCGGCGGCGTGTTGGTCGATCAACACCAGCCCCGAATCAGTTTCGGCGAGCAGATAGGTGTCGTACAGCTGACCGAGAACTCGGAGTGCTGGGAGCTTCTCGTAGCTCCGTCCGTCGGTTGTCTCACCACCGTTGAGCGTCTGTTGGGTCGTCGGCTCGGCTACGGTGTGCTGTCGTCGGCCGGTTCTGTCGGTCGACTGTTCGCCCAGTGACTCGGTGTCGACCGTGTCCGACTCCTTCGATTCGTCGGACGCCACTGGGATCGAATCGGTCGTCGATCCACTGTTCGGGCCGGCTGTCGAGGCTTCGTCGCCGACCGATGTTCCTTGATTGTCGTCCTCTGACCGTACTGTCGCAGATTGTGTGTCGCTACCCAACCCGTCGACCGTCCAACTGTCCTCGTCGGCTGGGTCGACTGGATCTGCCGCCACAGCTTCGGTGTTGGGTGTTTCTCCCTCGCAGTTTGTATCGGGAGTCGTCTCCGTGTCCGTAGCCGGCTCCGATGTCTCATCAGCGGTGGTACCTGTGTTCGGCTGGCTCGCCGCGTTGGTGGTTGTCCCGTCGGCCTGTTCGCGACTGGTGTCTGTCTCCTCGTCGACCTGCTCGGTACGTTCGGGGGTGATTTGAGTTTCTTCGGGTGCGGATCGACCACGGGGGGCCGACGACCGAATCAACCCGCTGTCGACGAGCGTCCGTTCGACGGCCTCGCCGATGAGTTCCATCACCCGATCCTCGTGGTCGAACCGGACCTCCGTTTTCCGCGGGTGGACGTTGACATCGACGGCGGTCGGCGGCACCTCGACGAACAGCACCGCGAACGGATACCGGTCGACGGCGAGTTGGCCGCCGTAGCCGTCGACTACTGCGCCCCGGAGTGCTGATGCCGTCACGTACCGTTCGTTGACGAACGTCGCCAGATACGCACGGGTGCTCCGGGTGGTCTCGGGATGGCTGATCAGTCCCGTAATCGAGTCGACTGGCTCGTCCTCTCCGGCCGAGTACTCGATCTCGATCATCGATTCGGCTACCTCTCGGCCGTACACCGATAGCACCGCCGACCGAAGCGAGCCGCTTCCCTCGGTCCCGAACAGCTCCCGGTCGTTGTGGGACAGCGTGACTGCCACGTCGGGGTTAGCCAGTGCATACTGGCTGACAACCGTGTTGATATGGTCGAACTCGGTGCTGTCGCGTTTCAGGAACTTCTTTCGAGCCGGTGTATTGAAAAACAGATCCGCGACCTCGACAGTCGTCCCCTCGGGACAGCCAGCGGGCTGGATCTCGCCGACGTTGCCGCCCTCGACCGTGAGTTCGGCTCCAGTTGTGCCGCCCTGTGGCCGCGAGCGAACCGTCAACCGAGAGACCGCGCCGATAGTCGACAGCGCCTCGCCACGAAACCCAAGACTCCCGACCCCGGCTTCGAGATCGTCGATATCCCGTATCTTGCTGGTCGCGTGTTCTTCGACCGCGCGCGGCAGGTCGGCTTCGGGGATGCCACGGCCATCATCGCTGACGCGAATGCCGTCTTTGCCACCGGTTTCGACTGTCACCTTGATGCGGCTCGCCCCCGCATCGAGGCTGTTTTCGACCAGCTCTTTGACCACCGAGGCGGGCCGTTCGACCACCTCTCCGGCGGCGATCCGTTGGACGGTCGACTCGTCTAGCGTTTCGATTCGTCCCTCGCTCGACTCCGCGTCAGTCATCGTCCATCGGCTGACCCGCAAGGGTCGGCTGTGCGTCCAGCAGTTCGTCGATTGCTCGCTGGTGGATACTGACGGTTAAAAACTCGTCTCTGGCGGTCCGTGGGCTAACCCACGCGTAATCGCAGTGTTCGTGGCTCAGTCTAATCTCCGTCGAGTCGGTCTCACACCAGTAGACAACGCTGTACCGACCCCTGCCGACATCGTTCCGCCATGCGGCGGTGTGGACCGGTTCGTGGACGTCGACCGAGAGCCCCGTTTCCTCGCGTACTTCTCGTTTGAGTCCAACGAGTGGCTCCTCGTAGGCCCCCATTCGACCGCCGGGAAGCTCCCACGTCTCGGGATCCATCTGCATCACCAGCAGGTCGTCGTCCGGCGAGACGACGATTGCCTTCTGACTGACCTCCGCGATCAGCGGCTGTTCGGTCATCGGTCGAGCTCCTCGGTCGCTGTCGACGCCAGCTGATCTCTTGTGGGACCCTGGGGCTGGGAGTCGGCCACTGCCCACATACTCCGCTTCGCGTTCATTATCGTATACACGTGGCTGTCTCCTATCAATCCACTGTTGAGCAAAGGGGGTGACTGGGGGTTCTGCTGGTCGAAGGCCCAGCCCGAACGTCGTCGGGATTCGTTACTCGTCGTCTTCGGCCTCGGCAACCTCGCCGTCGACCACGTCTTGGACCACCACGGCCTCAAGCTCGGCTTCGGAGTTGGCTGCCTCGGGATCGACGTAGCCGGTGACAAACACCGTGTACACGCTGTTCGGTTCGGTCGTTGCATCGATGGTCAACACCGAGTCGACACCGGTGTCGTCTTCTTCCTCGTCCTCTTCGGGCGGTGCCTCTTCGTCTTCAGGTGCTGACTCGTTTTCCTCCTCTTGGAGCAGGCTGATCCCACCGCCACCGTCGGCCGCGAGGCTCGAAAACAGCCCACCGTCGGACTCGTTTTCGGTTTCGTTTCCAGTTCCACCGCCGTTGGCCATGGCGTCTGCCGGAACGACATCGAACTCGTAGTCTCCGGCGGGCAGATCGTAGTAGCCCGCCTCGCCGAAGGCGACGTTTTCGAACACCGTCGTCTGACCGACCATCACGTTGACCGGCGGTGCGTCGGGTGCGGCGTGAACGACCCGAATCCGCGAGTTGTTGATCGACTCCTCCGGCGGGGTGTTCTGATCCCCGTACAGTTCGAGTTGGAAACCAGTCGTGGTCGAAACACCGCTTCCGCCGCCGCCCGACTCATCGGGCGTTGGGAGAGCCACTGCGGTCATGTTCCCGGACGGAACCGATACCTGTTCGTCGTAGATCGTCAGCGCCTGTGAGCCCGCGGGCGTGACACGGATCTGGTGATCTCCCGCACCGAGCGGGACGTATCCCGTGACCTCCGTATACTCGAGATCGCCGATGACCGGCTCTTCGCTGCCGTCGACGTAGACGTCGACTGCCGGAAAGTCCGGGATCATGTGGGCGACCCGTATCAGATCCTCACCGGTTCCCGACTGTGCTTCGTCGTCCTGCGGTTCTTCGTCCTCCGATTCCTGTGGTTCGTCTGTCGGTTCCTCTTCTTGCCCTGATTCGTTCGCAGGCTCGTCTCCCGTCTCACTGCCGCCTTGGTCGTCTTCTTGGGCCTCACCCGCACAGCCCGCGAGGCTTCCAACGACCGCGACACCGCCAGCTACCTTGAGAAATTTCCTGCGTCGTGAGTCATTCATAGCAACAACCTACGCTTGTACTCACATACATGTTAATGTTTTTTCAATTATAGCGATAGTCAACTGATACTCTAACAAGATGTAGACTAATTTAGATAATACAACAGATATCGGACAGTAAATGTGCCTTAATTGGCTTGATAACTCACTCAAAAGCCAATTTTGGGTGTCTGAAAAAATATATCTGAACTGCCAGTTAGGATAACATGGTAACTATACTTTATGCAGAGTGCATGTAAACATAACTTCTCTGTCACAGTATCTGCTGTGTTTGTGCGGCTGTTTATACCGTTCTCGATCAGGTTTCATCCAACTGTTTTTGCCACTGTTGGACTTTCGTCATCAGTTCGACGGGTGGCGTTTCGTTGATATCGGTCGACTCGATGGCTGCAAGCACCTCCTGTGCGGCAGGATCGACCGACTCCGGCTCGGTGGCTGCTGACTCCGAGTGGGTAGCCGCGCGTGTCGAGGCTGTGGTCTCTGCGGACTCCCGCCGGTCGGTCTCGGCTGTGGCCGCACCGCTGGCAGTGGCGGCGCCGTTGGTCTCGGAGGTTTGGAACTCTCCGGCACTGAGATCGAACACTGCCTGTTTGGCCTCGCCACCGCTGGCGGCTCCTTTCGCCTCAATCGCTTTCTCCTCGCGGAGTTTCGTCAACACGTTCCGCGCCCGGTCGACGACCGGCATCGGCACGCCGGCCAGAT
This sequence is a window from Halohasta litchfieldiae. Protein-coding genes within it:
- a CDS encoding dihydrolipoyl dehydrogenase family protein, with the protein product MHVMIIGAYGSAGSAVAEGLVDHVGDTVDRLTLVDDGEPGGGLCILNGCMPSKEVLSAAAHRYEMRADDRLDGEPATINLQRTVERKNEHVDSFAAHRRGAIHEMSEREGVEFIHDTARFVDDRVVEIDSERYEPDYVVIATGSSPNIPDLPGIDEVDYYTSKDVLDATELPDSGIVMGFGYIGVELVPYLAEAGVDCTVIEHDARPIDEADSEFGDELLDLYRDEFDIEILTNTWEKKLESTDGGVRLHIEQSNTESTVDAEELFLFTGRTPTLDSVGIANTSLRPRQGWVDETMRAVDDEQVFVVGDVNQKEPILHVAKEQGYIAADNILADHADEQLQPYSNIHHHVIFSGASVYPFARVGHTPASAEEAGYDVVTATRWAADDGVFKVKAVPHGLARLTVDADTGTVLGYQGLHAHADTMAKTLQVIVEMGLDVREIPDRAYHPTLPEVLDGLFRETATEVGA
- the kdgK1 gene encoding bifunctional 2-dehydro-3-deoxygluconokinase/2-dehydro-3-deoxygalactonokinase, encoding MGELVTFGETMLRLSPPRGQRLETEGGLDARVGGAESNVAAAAASLGTQAVWLSKLPENALGRRAVRSLRSHGVRPEVAWDDSETARLGTYYLEYGAEPRGTDVIYDRAGASVTTVRPEELDFTVFETASVFHTTGITPALSEAAAETTLELLRAAGEANVTRSFDLNYRSKLWSTSEARESYESVLEHVDLLFAPIRDVRAVLDQEGDAESVAYRLADDYDIETVVVTRGESGSVAYTDGEICEQDVINAETIDAIGTGDAFVGGVLAELIAGSDIETALSYGAAAASLKRTVEGDVLVTTREEVEDALDQSTGGISR
- a CDS encoding CapA family protein, translated to MSSPHHLGFTGDVMLGRQVNDAYRAGQRPPAALWGNLQSDLRQLDGLFINLECCLSTPGEPWPGRRFHFRADPDWSTDALRAATVDCCTLANNHAMDFGTEALSETLTALSAADIETVGAGRSPKVAHRPAAVDCRGLTVAVIGFTDNVPDYAATDQRPGTAHIEFDPDNEEAMTVLAGAVDKAKQFDPDVLVASLHWGPNDRTRPRDSHQAVARKLAEWGVDFVHGHSAHLFQGIEVIDRGESPTVVCYDMGDFVDDYAVDPTHRNDRTFLFELVVGADGSLLELVLHPTEIESRAVYHASKRGAAWCRETMQERSEPFDTEFSRAGNGLVLPLS
- the mutL gene encoding DNA mismatch repair endonuclease MutL; this translates as MTDAESSEGRIETLDESTVQRIAAGEVVERPASVVKELVENSLDAGASRIKVTVETGGKDGIRVSDDGRGIPEADLPRAVEEHATSKIRDIDDLEAGVGSLGFRGEALSTIGAVSRLTVRSRPQGGTTGAELTVEGGNVGEIQPAGCPEGTTVEVADLFFNTPARKKFLKRDSTEFDHINTVVSQYALANPDVAVTLSHNDRELFGTEGSGSLRSAVLSVYGREVAESMIEIEYSAGEDEPVDSITGLISHPETTRSTRAYLATFVNERYVTASALRGAVVDGYGGQLAVDRYPFAVLFVEVPPTAVDVNVHPRKTEVRFDHEDRVMELIGEAVERTLVDSGLIRSSAPRGRSAPEETQITPERTEQVDEETDTSREQADGTTTNAASQPNTGTTADETSEPATDTETTPDTNCEGETPNTEAVAADPVDPADEDSWTVDGLGSDTQSATVRSEDDNQGTSVGDEASTAGPNSGSTTDSIPVASDESKESDTVDTESLGEQSTDRTGRRQHTVAEPTTQQTLNGGETTDGRSYEKLPALRVLGQLYDTYLLAETDSGLVLIDQHAADERVNYERLQVELADSPSTQQLAEPVSLELTAREAALFDDHSHQLTAVGFQAEQKEPRSVDVTAVPAVFSTTLDPELLREALLSFVASTEEGADSVDEAVDELLADLACYPSITGNTSLTDGSVVDLLAALDDCENPYACPHGRPVIIEISREEITDRFERDYPGHGGRRNE
- a CDS encoding NUDIX hydrolase — protein: MTEQPLIAEVSQKAIVVSPDDDLLVMQMDPETWELPGGRMGAYEEPLVGLKREVREETGLSVDVHEPVHTAAWRNDVGRGRYSVVYWCETDSTEIRLSHEHCDYAWVSPRTARDEFLTVSIHQRAIDELLDAQPTLAGQPMDDD
- a CDS encoding DUF4397 domain-containing protein codes for the protein MNDSRRRKFLKVAGGVAVVGSLAGCAGEAQEDDQGGSETGDEPANESGQEEEPTDEPQESEDEEPQDDEAQSGTGEDLIRVAHMIPDFPAVDVYVDGSEEPVIGDLEYTEVTGYVPLGAGDHQIRVTPAGSQALTIYDEQVSVPSGNMTAVALPTPDESGGGGSGVSTTTGFQLELYGDQNTPPEESINNSRIRVVHAAPDAPPVNVMVGQTTVFENVAFGEAGYYDLPAGDYEFDVVPADAMANGGGTGNETENESDGGLFSSLAADGGGGISLLQEEENESAPEDEEAPPEEDEEEDDTGVDSVLTIDATTEPNSVYTVFVTGYVDPEAANSEAELEAVVVQDVVDGEVAEAEDDE